AGCAGGCCGAGCGCGATGTTCAGCACTGCCTTGTCGGGGATGATGAATGGGCCAGCGGCCATGATTTATCCTTCGTATTGTTGTTGCGGCAGCACCTTGACGGTGTGCGATGCCTTGCCGTCCGGGCCGCGCACGATGTGCGTTTCAGCCGACGCCAGCTCTTCCAGCTTGCGGTGCAGGTCGACGATCAGCTGCATCGCGTTCGGCATGCTGCCGTCGACCTGAGCAGTGCCAGCCTCGGCCATGCGCATTTGCAGCTCGGTGTTCTTGAGGCCCAGTTCGATTTCCTTGATCCGGACTTCCTTCTCCTTCAGCTGCAGGTCGATCAGCTTGAGCTTCGTGCTCGCCTCCAGCTCGGCCAGGTCGGTCTCGCGCTTGTACTCGGCGTCCCGCGCCTTGCCCTGCTGGCGTTTGTCTTCCAGCTCCAGTTCCATTTTGGCCAGCACCTGCTCGGGCGTTTCCTGCGGCGGCTGCGGTGGGTTCGTGGCCGGATCGGTCAGCAGACGGTCAGCGCCCTGGATGTTCCCGGCCTTCAGCAGCATCTTGCCCAGCTGGTAGACGTTCTCCGGCGTGACCACGCCCAGCGGTGCAGCTTGCTGGAAGTAGGCGCCCATCATGTTCAGGAACTGGATCGTCTGCGACTTGTCGCCGGTGCCGAGGCCCACATTGACCGTCACGCCCATGTCCGGAGACCAGTTGCGCGGGTCGTATTCGACCCAGGTGTCGCGCA
This Amycolatopsis australiensis DNA region includes the following protein-coding sequences:
- a CDS encoding portal protein — its product is DSLNKTAAGARIADARDQRRLLMMLRIFGETGCKDLCKRLLRLTCEYQDKPGTIRLRDTWVEYDPRNWSPDMGVTVNVGLGTGDKSQTIQFLNMMGAYFQQAAPLGVVTPENVYQLGKMLLKAGNIQGADRLLTDPATNPPQPPQETPEQVLAKMELELEDKRQQGKARDAEYKRETDLAELEASTKLKLIDLQLKEKEVRIKEIELGLKNTELQMRMAEAGTAQVDGSMPNAMQLIVDLHRKLEELASAETHIVRGPDGKASHTVKVLPQQQYEG